A genomic window from Solanum dulcamara chromosome 11, daSolDulc1.2, whole genome shotgun sequence includes:
- the LOC129872162 gene encoding lecithin-cholesterol acyltransferase-like 4, with amino-acid sequence MAMLLEELIKSMEMWLKLIKKPQEYIDPTLDPVLLVPGVAGSILNAVDKKTGRTERVWVRVLDADQEFCDKLWCRFDPSSGKTANLDPDTSIEVPEDRYGLYAIDNLDPDMIIGSDCVYYYHDMIVEMLSWGYQEGKTLFGFGYDFRQSNRLQETMECFAKKLESIHTASGGKKINIISHSMGGLLVKCFMALHSDIFEKYVKNWIAIAAPFQGAPGYITSSLLNGTSFVHGWEERFFISKWSMHQLLIECPSIYELMGCPDFHWEHAPVLEIWKEKSNSNGESTVVLESYSPLEAVSVYELALSNNKVSYNGEKISLPFNMELLKWANKTREILCHAKVPDKVKFYNIYGTNYETPHSVCYGSQNAPISDLQQLPFVQANYISVDGDGTVPTESAKADGLNAEARVGVPGDHRGIICDRHVFRVVKHWLRADHDPYYNPINDYVILPTSFDIERHHEKVLDVTSVREEWEIVSDSQDGEENAASGKTKVGSISVSHVGGNNTTFEEAHATVIVHPKNEGKQHVKLNTMSVSASA; translated from the exons ATGGCGATGTTATTAGAGGAGCTGATAAAGTCAATGGAGATGTGGCTGAAGCTCATCAAGAAGCCTCAGGAGTACATCGACCCAACCCTTGACCCAGTTCTATTAGTTCCCGGTGTCGCCGGGTCGATCCTCAACGCTGTTGATAAGAAAACGGGTCGGACCGAACGGGTTTGGGTCCGAGTACTTGATGCCGATCAGGAATTTTGTGACAAGTTATGGTGTCGCTTTGACCCTTCTAGTG GTAAAACTGCCAATTTAGATCCTGACACAAGCATTGAGGTCCCGGAAGACAGATATGGATTATATGCTATTGATAATTTGGATCCTGACATG ATTATTGGGTCTGATTGTGTGTATTATTACCATGATATGATAGTTGAGATGCTCAGCTGGGGTTACCAAGAAGGAAAAACGCTATTTGGGTTTGGCTATGATTTCCGGCAGAGCAACAG GCTTCAGGAAACAATGGAGTGTTTTGCTAAAAAGCTAGAATCCATACATACTGCGTCAGGAGGCAAAAAGATAAACATCATAAGTCATTCTATGGGTGGTCTTCTGGTCAAATGTTTCATGGCTCTCCACAGTGAT atctttgaaaaatatgtgAAGAATTGGATTGCAATAGCTGCACCATTCCAAG GTGCTCCTGGATATATTACCTCTTCATTATTGAACGGAACGTCATTTGTGCATGGGTGGGAAGAGAGGTTTTTCATATCCAAATGGAGTATGCATCAGCTG TTGATCGAATGTCCATCAATATACGAATTAATGGGGTGTCCTGATTTCCACTGGGAGCATGCACCAGTTTtagaaatttggaaggaaaaatcTAACAGTAATGGAGAGTCCACTGTTGTACTCGAGTCTTACTCTCCACTAGAAGCTGTATCAGTGTATGAGTTAGCTCTTTCAAACAACAAG GTTTCTTATAATGGAGAAAAAATTTCTTTGCCATTCAATATGGAACTCTTGAAATGGGCTAATAAGACCCGAGAGATTTTGTGCCATGCAAAGGTTCCTGATAAAGTTAAGTTTTACAACATCTATGGGACCAATTACGAGACTCCTCATAGTGTCTG TTATGGAAGTCAGAATGCACCCATATCTGATCTTCAACAATTACCATTTGTCCAG GCTAATTACATATCGGTTGATGGAGATGGTACAGTTCCAACAGAATCTGCGAAG GCTGATGGGCTTAATGCAGAAGCTAGGGTTGGAGTCCCTGGGGATCATAGAGGAATCATCTGTGACCGCCATGTGTTTAGAGTGGTCAAGCACTGGTTAAGAGCAGATCATGATCCTTATTACAATCCAATCAATGATTATGTTATCCTACCCACTTCATTTGACATCGAAAGGCACCACGAGAAAGTCTTGGATGTAACCTCTGTTAGAGAGGAGTGGGAAATTGTTTCAGACAGCCAGGATGGCGAAGAGAATGCAGCTAGTGGAAAGACAAAGGTGGGTTCTATATCTGTCTCTCATGTCGGAGGCAACAATACTACGTTTGAAGAAGCCCATGCGACTGTCATTGTCCACCCTAAAAATGAAGGTAAGCAGCATGTAAAGCTAAATACCATGTCTGTCTCTGCAAGTGCTTGA
- the LOC129873266 gene encoding cytochrome c6, chloroplastic: protein MTVLCMIPSCLGKSCSLAKPTKRRNVYEGDKPFACELKLLKSMAPPLMTALIALSPIVNPPVSVGQTVDVQKGAALFNRACIGCHYAGGNLIQPGATLFLKDLQRNGVDTEEEIYRISYSGKGRMPGFGQNCTPRGQCTFGPRLQDDEIKLLSEFVKSQADQGWPKIENSGD, encoded by the exons ATGACAGTGTTGTGTATGATACCCAGTTGCCTTGGCAAGAGCTGTTCCTTGGCAAAACCAACAAAG AGGAGAAATGTGTATGAAGGAGACAAGCCATTTGCTTGTGAGTTGAAGTTGCTGAAGAGCATGGCTCCACCTTTAATGACTGCCCTTATAGCCCTCTCTCCCATTGTTAATCCCCCAG TCTCAGTTGGACAAACAGTAGATGTACAAAAGGGAGCTGCTTTGTTTAATCGAGCTTGCATTGGATGTCATTATGCAGGTGGAAATTTAATCCAGCCT GGTGCAACACTCTTCTTGAAGGATCTACAGAg AAATGGAGTTGACACGGAAGAGGAGATCTATCGCATCAGTTACTCTGGCAAAGGGAGAATGCCA GGGTTTGGTCAGAATTGTACACCGAGGGGTCAATGCACGTTTGGTCCTCGATTACAAGACGATGAAATTAAACTCTTATCGGAGTTTGTGAAGTCTCAAGCTGATCAAGGTTGGCCTAAAATAGAAAACAGTGGAGATTGA